One Drosophila santomea strain STO CAGO 1482 chromosome X, Prin_Dsan_1.1, whole genome shotgun sequence DNA segment encodes these proteins:
- the LOC120457396 gene encoding fasciculation and elongation protein zeta-2 codes for MRDLGTKMAELKFEAPLAKFEETDEWGGCDFISSQNALNDTLNLNLKDSSSGGKPDAAKLRLLEDAVRDAHVSKNGGGGGVMGGGAGSISPNCNTLQGGSLIEIGLSDVGLVPGEGAGVGLDGLEKRSLAAGDHVDNFTETFGGSLEDLVNTFDEKITKCFGNYEENVEELAPVQVRSQEEIMNECQMWWTITGNFGNILPIDWSKSYTRQMHMPTLNLGQNHTKQQQQARNQQQQLHNQSHQAYPHTNGSGAGLDAQTPGDEFNDLTSEDEAVANDLDMHALILNGLNGDMDDQPIKTVEEVIKEIDDIMDEAESPLDEPETCDSEVIEKAREVLGAPLYAEKLQYLTTTQLNELYMEMEVLIQELSETLINELALRDELEFEKELKNSFISLLLAVQNKRRQYHVEKKRGKFQGPEPKYLTTVIPYHLENGTPNNQSLQVLIKILKAINEDSPTVPALLTDYILKVLCPT; via the exons ATGCGTGACCTCGGCACCAAAATGGCCGAGCTTAAATTCGAGGCTCCATTGGCAAAGTTCGAGGAGACGGACGAGTGGGGCGGCTGCGACTTCATCTCGAGTCAGAATGCCCTAAACGACACGCTCAACCTGAATCTGAAGGACTCCTCCTCCGGCGGCAAGCCGGATGCGGCCAAGCTGCGACTCCTGGAGGACGCGGTACGCGATGCGCACGTAAGCAAGAacggtggaggaggaggagtgaTGGGAGGAGGAGCTGGCTCCATTAGCCCCAATTGCAATACGCTGCAGGGCGGGTCGCTCATAGAAATCGGACTGTCCGATGTGGGATTGGTGCCAGGCGAGGGTGCCGGCGTTGGTCTCGACGGTCTGGAGAAGCGCTCCCTGGCCGCCGGCGATCATGTGGACAACTTCACGGAGACCTTCGGCGGGAGTCTGGAGGACCTGGTCAACACGTTCGACGAAAAGATAACCAAGTGCTTCGGCAACTACGAGGAGAACGTCGAGGAGCTGGCTCCGGTGCAGGTGCGCAGCCAGGAGGAGATCATGAACGAATGCCA AATGTGGTGGACCATTACAGGAAACTTTGGCAACATTCTGCCCATCGACTGGTCCAAGTCGTACACCCGTCAGATGCACATGCCCACCCTGAATCTGGGCCAGAACCACacgaagcagcagcagcaagcccgcaaccagcagcagcagttgcacaACCAGAGCCACCAGGCGTATCCACACACCAACGGTTCGGGTGCCGGGCTGGATGCCCAGACTCCGGGCGATGAGTTCAACGATCTGACCAGCGAGGACGAGGCGGTGGCCAACGATCTGGACATGCACGCCCTCATACTCAACGGCTTGAACGGGGACATGGACGACCAGCCGATCAAGACGGTGGAGGAGGTGATCAAGGAGATCGACGACATCATGGACGAGGCCGAGAGCCCGCTGGACGAGCCGGAGACCTGCGATTCGGAGGTGATCGAGAAGGCGCGAGAGGTGCTGGGCGCCCCCCTCTATGCGGAAA AACTGCAATATCTGACCACGACACAGCTGAACGAGCTGTACATGGAGATGGAGGTGCTCATCCAGGAGCTGAGCGAGACGTTGATCAACGAGCTGGCCCTGCGCGACGAGCTGGAGTTCGAGAAGGAGCTGAAGAACTCGTTCATCTCGCTGCTCCTGGCCGTTCAGAACAAACGGCGGCAGTACCATGTGGAGAAGAAGCGTGGCAAGTTCCAGG GTCCCGAGCCCAAGTACTTGACCACCGTCATTCCGTATCACCTGGAGAACGGCACGCCCAACAACCAGTCACTGCAGGTCCTGATCAAGA TTCTCAAGGCCATCAACGAGGACAGCCCGACGGTTCCGGCCCTCCTCACGGACTACATCCTGAAGGTGCTGTGCCCCACATAA
- the LOC120457395 gene encoding cyclin-L1 — MATRGAGTAVVHTTVTATALTVETITNVLTTVTSLHSNSVNISNNNSSSGAAPGTDAAVGDAGGVAAAQADTNKPIYPRLFNRIVLTLENSLIPEGKIDVTPSSQDGLDHETEKDLRILGCELIQTAGILLRLPQVAMATGQVLFQRFFYSKSFVRHNMETVAMSCVCLASKIEEAPRRIRDVINVFHHIKQVRAQKEISPMVLDPYYTNLKMQVIKAERRVLKELGFCVHVKHPHKLIVMYLQVLQYEKHEKLMQLSWNFMNDSLRTDVFMRYTPEAIACACIYLSARKLNIPLPNSPPWFGIFRVPMADITDICYRVMELYTRSKPVVEKLEAAVDELKKRYIDARNKTKEANTPPAVITVDRNNGSHNAWGGFIQRAIPLPLPSEKSPEKDSRSRSRSRTRTQSRTPRSRSPRSRSPSRERTKKSHRSRSSRSRSRSPPKHKKKSRHYSRSPTRSSSPHSKHRKTKSSRERSEYYSKKDRSGNAGSSNNLGDGDKYRNSSSNSGKHSRYSSSSHRNSGGGGDGRSGGGGGGGGGGGSGNHGSRGGHKHRDGDRSRDRKR, encoded by the exons ATGGCCACCCGTGGGGCCGGCACTGCTGTGGTCCACACAACGGTGACAGCCACCGCGCTGACGGTGGAGACGATCACCAATGTGCTGACCACGGTGACCTCGCTCCACTCGAACAGCGTCAACATctcaaacaacaacagcagcagtggaGCGGCCCCGGGGACGGATGCGGCCGTCGGTGAtgcagggggcgtggcagcggcaCAGGCGGACACGAACAAGCCTATCTATCCGCGGCTCTTTAACCGCATCGTGCTGACGCTGGAGAACAGCCTGATACCGGAGGGCAAGATAGATGTAACGCCATCCAGCCAGGATGGACTGGACCACGAGACGGAGAAGGATCTGCGCATCCTGGGCTGCGAGCTTATTCAGACAGCGGGCATTCTGCTGCGCCTGCCGCAGGTTGCCATGGCCACCGGCCAGGTGCTGTTCCAGCGCTTCTTCTACTCGAAGAGCTTCGTGCGGCACAACATGGAAACGGTGGCCATGAGCTGCGTGTGCCTGGCCTCCAAGATCGAGGAGGCGCCGCGACGCATCCGAGATGTGATAAATGTGTTTCACCACATCAAGCAAGTGCGGGCCCAAAA AGAAATCTCGCCCATGGTGCTGGATCCGTACTACACGAACCTGAAGATGCAGGTGATCAAGGCCGAGCGACGCGTCCTCAAGGAACTGGGCTTCTGCGTGCACGTGAAGCATCCGCACAAGCTGATCGTTATGTATCTGCAGGTGCTGCAGTACGAAAAGCACGAGAAGCTAATGCAGCTCTCCTGGAACTTTATGAACGACTCACTGAGGACGGACGTCTTTATGCGCTACACACCAGAGGCGATTGCATGCGCCTGCATCTACCTGAGTGCCCGCAAGCTCAACATACCTCTGCCCAATAGCCCGCCGTGGTTTGGCATTTTCCGGGTGCCCATGGCGGACATTACGGATATCTGCTACCGCGTTATGGAGCTCTATACACGTTCCAAGCCGGTGGTGGAAAAACTGGAGGCCGCCGTGGACGAGCTGAAAAAGCGGTACATTGATGCGCGCAACAAAACGAAGGAGGCCAACACACCGCCTGCTGTAATCACCGTGGATCGCAACAATGGCTCGCACAATGCGTGGGGTGGCTTCATCCAGCGGGCTATCCCGCTGCCCTTGCCATCGGAAAAGTCGCCGGAGAAGGATTCTAGGTCACGTTCGCGATCCAGGACGCGCACTCAGTCGCGCACACCTCGCTCCCGCTCACCCAGGTCCAGGTCTCCCAGTCGCGAGCGCACCAAGAAGTCCCACCGCAGTCGATCATCCCGCTCGCGTTCCCGGTCGCCGCCGAAGCATAAGAAAAAGTCGCGTCACTACTCAAGGTCGCCCACGCGCTCCAGTTCGCCGCACAGCAAGCACCGGAAGAC GAAATCCTCGCGAGAACGCTCTGAATATTACTCCAAGAAAGACCGGTCTGGAAACGCAGGCAGCAGCAATAACCTAGGCGATGGTGACAAGTATCGCAACTCCAGCTCCAATTCCGGCAAGCACAGTCGCTACTCCTCGTCGTCGCATCGGAAcagcggcggcggtggagaCGGAAGAAgcggtggaggaggtggtggcggcggaggaggaggcagTGGAAACCACGGCAGCCGAGGTGGCCACAAGCATCGGGATGGCGACCGCTCCAGGGATCGCAAGCGCTAG
- the LOC120457397 gene encoding DNA damage-regulated autophagy modulator protein 1 has product MSQVYLLPVATFLIFQVTFLGTYIFAVLEGHVVPTVPYISDAATYSPESCVFGQLINIGSVLLGITIYVRYRQVLQLYEHHPELDVSVLRQNRMALWFGLVSCLGISFVGNFQETNVRIVHFIGAFCCFGCGTLYFWMQALISYLIFPMSGTRIYAHLRLGMSVFCTILFILLAVTGVMSHILFKGQNPRKWYPSDGGWYFHVVSSISEWIIATIFSFFILSFTNEFRDVSLSHPQIALMSYSTTI; this is encoded by the exons ATGTCACAGGTTTACTTGCTGCCGGTGGCCACGTTCCTGATCTTCCAGGTCACCTTCCTCGGCAC ATACATCTTCGCCGTGCTGGAGGGGCATGTGGTGCCCACGGTTCCCTACATCAGCGATGCGGCCACCTACTCGCCGGAGAGCTGTGTGTTCGGCCAGCTTATCAACATAGGCAGCGTTCTGC TGGGAATCACCATCTACGTGCGCTATCGCCAGGTGCTGCAGCTGTATGAACACCACCCGGAACTGGACGTCTCGGTGCTGCGCCAGAACCGAATGGCGCTGTGGTTCGGACTGGTGTCCTGCCTGGGCATCAGCTTCGTGGGCAACTTTCAGGAGACGAACGTGCGGATTGTCCACTTCATTGGTGCCTTCTGCTGCTTTGGCTGCGGCACCTTGTACTTTTGGATGCAGGCGCTCATCTCGTATCTGATCTTCCCCATGTCGGGCACCCGCATTTACGCCCACTTGCGGCTGGGCATGTCCGTGTTCTGCACGATCCTCTTCATCCTGCTGGCGGTCACCGGCGTGATGTCGCACATCCTGTTCAAGGGACAGAATCCGCGGAAGTG GTATCCCTCGGACGGCGGTTGGTACTTCCACGTGGTCAGCTCCATTTCGGAGTGGATCATCGCCACCATCTTCAGCTTCTTCATCCTCTCCTTCACGAATGAGTTCCGCGACGTATCGCTATCGCATCCCCAGATTGCCCTGATGTCCTATTCGACCACCATTTAG
- the LOC120455398 gene encoding tRNA (guanine-N(7)-)-methyltransferase yields MVATGGQAQDQSHNQEPDVLCPTSAVTGLPQKRYYRQRAHSNPIADHSFDYPARPEDVDWRSMYPSIQQGQQVSFADIGCGYGGFLITLGEMFPEKLSIGMEIRVKVSDYVVDRIAALRRKGADTGAYQNVACLRTNAMKYLPNYFAKGQLEKMFFLYPDPHFKRAKHKWRIINQALLSEYAYVLRKGGLVYTMTDVEDLHKWIVAHMEEHPLYERLTEEEANADPITPKLYQSSEEGAKVVRNKGDHFLAIFRRL; encoded by the exons ATGGTGGCCACCGGTGGACAGGCCCAGGACCAGAGCCACAACCAGGAGCCGGATGTGCTGTGCCCCACGTCGGCGGTGACGGGGTTGCCGCAGAAGCGCTACTACCGCCAGCGGGCGCACTCGAATCCCATCGCGGACCACAGCTTCGACTA TCCTGCTCGCCCGGAGGATGTGGACTGGCGCTCCATGTACCCGAGCATTCAGCAGGGCCAGCAGGTCAGTTTTGCTGACATCGGCTGCGGCTACGGTGGCTTTCTCATCACCCTGGGCGAGATGTTCCCCGAAAAGCTATCCATCGGCATGGAAATTCGCGTCAAGGTGTCCGACTACGTGGTCGACCGGATTGCGGCACTGCGTCGCAAAGGCGCGGATACGGGTGCATACCAGAATGTCGCCTGCTTGCGCACCAACGCGATGAAGTATCTGCCCAACTACTTTGCCAAGGGCCAGCTGGAGAAGATGTTCTTCCTCTACCCGGATCCGCATTTCAAGCGCGCCAAGCACAAGTGGCGCATCATCAACCAGGCTCTGCTTTCCGAATATGCCTATGTTCTCAGGAAAGGG GGTCTGGTGTACACAATGACGGACGTGGAGGACCTGCACAAGTGGATAGTGGCGCATATGGAGGAGCATCCGCTGTACGAGCGACTTACCGAAGAGGAGGCC AATGCTGATCCCATCACCCCAAAGCTGTACCAGAGCAGCGAGGAGGGCGCCAAGGTGGTTCGCAACAAGGGCGATCATTTTCTGGCCATTTTCCGGCGCCTTTAG
- the LOC120455396 gene encoding RNA 3'-terminal phosphate cyclase — MDANDFVEIDGSYLEGGGQALRNALSLSCILGKPVRVVKIRANRPNPGLSHQHLHGLDLLRDITNADVVGNFLLSTKVEFTPRSILDNTYRVDTRTAASITLIYQMALPVLLFAGRSSRLIVSGGTNVAFAPPVEYMQQVLLPNLKRFGAGFELKVQQYGFYPRGKGTCQLDVQPVAKLNAGQFMDFGRINFVSGVGFCAGRLPVNIAIDMQQTAQREIHRLWPEQKCTIETVKHSPEKARDNGAGILMTANTTGGVVLGASALGKKRIDGHVLGSEASCQLAEYMRKEICIDDYMQDQLIIYMALAVGRSRMRTGRLTKHTRTAIHVAEQMTGVKFDVTVEPGGQTLVTCEGLGQLNKML, encoded by the coding sequence ATGGACGCCAACGACTTTGTGGAGATCGACGGCTCCTACTTGGAGGGCGGCGGACAGGCGCTGCGCAACGCCCTCAGCCTCAGCTGCATTTTGGGCAAGCCGGTGCGCGTGGTGAAAATCCGGGCCAACCGGCCGAATCCGGGGCTCTCGCACCAGCATCTGCACGGGTTGGACCTCCTCCGGGACATCACCAATGCGGACGTGGTGGGAAACTTCTTGCTTTCCACCAAAGTGGAGTTCACGCCGCGCAGCATCTTGGACAACACTTATCGCGTGGATACGCGCACAGCCGCCAGCATCACTCTGATCTATCAGATGGCTCTACCAGTGCTGCTCTTTGCCGGCCGCTCGTCCCGCCTGATTGTGTCCGGGGGCACAAACGTGGCTTTTGCTCCCCCGGTGGAGTACATGCAGCAGGTGCTGCTGCCCAACCTAAAACGCTTTGGAGCTGGCTTCGAACTGAAGGTGCAGCAGTACGGCTTCTATCCACGCGGTAAGGGCACCTGCCAGTTGGACGTGCAGCCCGTGGCCAAGCTGAATGCCGGACAATTCATGGATTTCGGCCGCATCAACTTTGTCAGCGGAGTGGGCTTCTGCGCCGGCCGCCTGCCCGTGAATATTGCGATAGACATGCAGCAGACGGCGCAGCGTGAGATCCATCGTCTGTGGCCGGAGCAGAAGTGCACTATCGAGACGGTGAAGCATTCGCCTGAGAAGGCACGCGACAACGGAGCCGGAATCCTGATGACGGCCAACACGACCGGTGGCGTTGTCCTGGGTGCCTCCGCATTGGGCAAGAAGAGGATCGACGGACACGTTCTCGGCTCGGAGGCGTCGTGCCAACTGGCCGAGTATATGCGCAAGGAGATCTGCATTGATGATTACATGCAAGACCAGCTCATCATCTACATGGCCCTGGCCGTCGGCCGCTCAAGGATGCGCACGGGCAGGCTGACCAAGCACACGCGCACCGCCATCCATGTGGCCGAGCAAATGACGGGCGTCAAGTTCGACGTGACGGTGGAGCCCGGCGGCCAGACGCTAGTCACCTGCGAGGGCTTGGGACAACTGAACAAGATGCTTTAA
- the LOC120455392 gene encoding apoptosis-inducing factor 3 isoform X1 encodes MAAWHSHRTALNLAQTRRLFEGFLKIRTLTSQQSQQFQKSPSFSSRFNNRLLNTMGSINCKEYKTTGSTPKKEKSTGGTVGSYQSKCSNQSPSTTMSAEESSPDSEYTSAVLVDCRVTDLKENEMKQVDFDEDTRVLLVKQNDRLLAVGAKCTHYGAPLQTGALGLGRVRCPWHGACFNLENGDIEDFPGLDSLPCYRVEVGNEGQVLLRAKRSDLVNNKRLKNMVRRKPDDQRVFIVVGGGPSGAVAVETIRQEGFTGRLIFVCREDYLPYDRVKISKAMNLEIEQLRFRDEEFYKEYDIELWQGVAAEKLDTAQKELHCSNGYVVKYDKIYLATGCSAFRPPIPGVNLVNVHTVRELADTKAILASITPESRVVCLGSSFIALEAAAGLVSKVQSVTVVGRENVPLKAAFGAEIGQRVLQLFEDNKVIMRMESGIAEIVGNEDGKVSEVVLVDETRLPCDLLILGTGSKLNTQFLAKSGVKVNRNGSVDVTDFLESNVPDVYVGGDIANAHIHGLAHDRVNIGHYQLAQYHGRVAAINMCGGVKKLEAVPFFFTLIFGKGIRYAGHGSYKDVIIDGSMEDFKFVAYFINEADTVTAVASCGRDPIVAQFAELISQGKCLGRGQIEDPATRENWTKKLGEPLPQVR; translated from the exons ATGGCTGC GTGGCATTCGCATCGAACAGCTCTAAACTTGGCCCAAACGAGACGACTCTTCGAAGGCTTTCTGAAGATACGCACGCTCACGTCCCAGCAATCCCAGCAATTCCAAAAATCCCCATCTTTTTCGAGCCGTTTCAACAACCGCCTTCTAAACACAATGGGTTCCATAAACTGCAAGGAGTACAAGACCACGGGCAGTACGCCCAAGAAAGAGAAGTCGACAG GTGGTACCGTGGGTTCCTACCAGTCCAAGTGCAGTAACCAGAGTCCCAGTACAACCATGTCGGCGGAAGAGTCTTCACCGGATTCGGAGTACACCAGTGCGGTGCTCGTGGACTGCAGAGTTACGGATCTGAAGGAGAACGAGATGAAGCAAGTGGACTTCGATGAGGACACCCGCGTGCTGCTTGTGAAGCAGAATGATCGTCTGCTGGCCGTGGGTGCAAAGTGCACCCACTACGGAGCTCCGCTTCAGACTGGAGCCTTGGGTTTGGGTCGTGTCCGCTGTCCTTGGCACGGCGCCTGCTTCAACCTGGAAAACGGAGACATTGAGGATTTCCCCGGTCTCGATTCCCTGCCGTGTTATCGCGTGGAGGTGGGTAACGAGGGTCAGGTGTTGCTCCGTGCCAAGCGTTCGGATCTGGTCAACAACAAGCGACTCAAGAACATGGTCCGCCGCAAGCCCGACGATCAGCGAGTGTTCATCGTGGTTGGCGGTGGTCCCTCGGGCGCCGTGGCCGTGGAAACCATTCGACAGGAGGGTTTTACCGGGCGCCTGATCTTCGTGTGCCGCGAGGACTATCTGCCCTACGATCGCGTTAAGATCTCCAAGGCCATGAACCTTGAGATCGAGCAGCTGCGGTTCCGCGACGAGGAGTTCTACAAGGAGTACGATATCGAACTGTGGCAAGGAGTCGCCGCCGAGAAACTGGATACAGCTCAAAAGGAGCTGCACTGCAGCAATGGCTATGTGGTGAAGTACGACAAAATCTACCTGGCCACCGGCTGCTCCGCCTTCCGGCCGCCTATTCCGGGTGTTAATTTGGTGAACGTCCACACTGTCCGTGAGTTGGCGGATACGAAGGCAATATTGGCATCGATCACCCCGGAGTCCCGTGTCGTCTGTCTAGGATCCAGCTTCATCGCCCTGGAGGCAGCCGCTGGGTTGGTCTCCAAAGTGCAAAGCGTCACGGTTGTGGGTCGTGAAAATGTTCCACTAAAGGCCGCTTTCGGGGCGGAGATTGGTCAGAGGGTGCTCCAGCTGTTCGAGGACAACAAGGTCATCATGCGCATGGAGAGCGGCATCGCCGAGATTGTTGGCAACGAAGACGGCAAGGTATCAgaggtggtgctggtggaTGAGACGCGTCTGCCTTGCGATTTGCTAATCCTAGGCACTGGCTCCAAGCTGAACACCCAATTCCTGGCCAAGTCGGGCGTAAAGGTAAATCGTAACGGATCCGTGGACGTCACAGATTTCCTGGAGTCCAACGTGCCCGATGTCTATGTGGGCGGTGACATAGCCAACGCCCACATCCACGGACTGGCCCACGATCGCGTTAATATCGGGCATTACCAGTTGGCTCAATATCACGGACGAGTGGCGGCCATCAACATGTGCGGCGGCGTAAAGAAGCTGGAGGCCGTGCCCTTCTTTTTCACCCTCATCTTCGGCAAGGGCATCCGGTATGCCGGCCATGGATCGTACAAGGATGTGATCATCGACGGTAGCATGGAGGACTTTAAGTTCGTTGCCTACTTCATCAACGAGGCGGATACGGTGACAGCCGTGGCTTCGTGCGGCCGGGATCCGATTGTGGCCCAGTTTGCCGAGCTCATCTCGCAGGGCAAGTGCCTCGGTCGTGGCCAGATCGAAGACCCGGCCACCCGTGAGAACTGGACTAAGAAGCTCGGCGAGCCGTTGCCCCAAGTTCGCTAA
- the LOC120455392 gene encoding apoptosis-inducing factor 3 isoform X2 gives MGSINCKEYKTTGSTPKKEKSTGGTVGSYQSKCSNQSPSTTMSAEESSPDSEYTSAVLVDCRVTDLKENEMKQVDFDEDTRVLLVKQNDRLLAVGAKCTHYGAPLQTGALGLGRVRCPWHGACFNLENGDIEDFPGLDSLPCYRVEVGNEGQVLLRAKRSDLVNNKRLKNMVRRKPDDQRVFIVVGGGPSGAVAVETIRQEGFTGRLIFVCREDYLPYDRVKISKAMNLEIEQLRFRDEEFYKEYDIELWQGVAAEKLDTAQKELHCSNGYVVKYDKIYLATGCSAFRPPIPGVNLVNVHTVRELADTKAILASITPESRVVCLGSSFIALEAAAGLVSKVQSVTVVGRENVPLKAAFGAEIGQRVLQLFEDNKVIMRMESGIAEIVGNEDGKVSEVVLVDETRLPCDLLILGTGSKLNTQFLAKSGVKVNRNGSVDVTDFLESNVPDVYVGGDIANAHIHGLAHDRVNIGHYQLAQYHGRVAAINMCGGVKKLEAVPFFFTLIFGKGIRYAGHGSYKDVIIDGSMEDFKFVAYFINEADTVTAVASCGRDPIVAQFAELISQGKCLGRGQIEDPATRENWTKKLGEPLPQVR, from the exons ATGGGTTCCATAAACTGCAAGGAGTACAAGACCACGGGCAGTACGCCCAAGAAAGAGAAGTCGACAG GTGGTACCGTGGGTTCCTACCAGTCCAAGTGCAGTAACCAGAGTCCCAGTACAACCATGTCGGCGGAAGAGTCTTCACCGGATTCGGAGTACACCAGTGCGGTGCTCGTGGACTGCAGAGTTACGGATCTGAAGGAGAACGAGATGAAGCAAGTGGACTTCGATGAGGACACCCGCGTGCTGCTTGTGAAGCAGAATGATCGTCTGCTGGCCGTGGGTGCAAAGTGCACCCACTACGGAGCTCCGCTTCAGACTGGAGCCTTGGGTTTGGGTCGTGTCCGCTGTCCTTGGCACGGCGCCTGCTTCAACCTGGAAAACGGAGACATTGAGGATTTCCCCGGTCTCGATTCCCTGCCGTGTTATCGCGTGGAGGTGGGTAACGAGGGTCAGGTGTTGCTCCGTGCCAAGCGTTCGGATCTGGTCAACAACAAGCGACTCAAGAACATGGTCCGCCGCAAGCCCGACGATCAGCGAGTGTTCATCGTGGTTGGCGGTGGTCCCTCGGGCGCCGTGGCCGTGGAAACCATTCGACAGGAGGGTTTTACCGGGCGCCTGATCTTCGTGTGCCGCGAGGACTATCTGCCCTACGATCGCGTTAAGATCTCCAAGGCCATGAACCTTGAGATCGAGCAGCTGCGGTTCCGCGACGAGGAGTTCTACAAGGAGTACGATATCGAACTGTGGCAAGGAGTCGCCGCCGAGAAACTGGATACAGCTCAAAAGGAGCTGCACTGCAGCAATGGCTATGTGGTGAAGTACGACAAAATCTACCTGGCCACCGGCTGCTCCGCCTTCCGGCCGCCTATTCCGGGTGTTAATTTGGTGAACGTCCACACTGTCCGTGAGTTGGCGGATACGAAGGCAATATTGGCATCGATCACCCCGGAGTCCCGTGTCGTCTGTCTAGGATCCAGCTTCATCGCCCTGGAGGCAGCCGCTGGGTTGGTCTCCAAAGTGCAAAGCGTCACGGTTGTGGGTCGTGAAAATGTTCCACTAAAGGCCGCTTTCGGGGCGGAGATTGGTCAGAGGGTGCTCCAGCTGTTCGAGGACAACAAGGTCATCATGCGCATGGAGAGCGGCATCGCCGAGATTGTTGGCAACGAAGACGGCAAGGTATCAgaggtggtgctggtggaTGAGACGCGTCTGCCTTGCGATTTGCTAATCCTAGGCACTGGCTCCAAGCTGAACACCCAATTCCTGGCCAAGTCGGGCGTAAAGGTAAATCGTAACGGATCCGTGGACGTCACAGATTTCCTGGAGTCCAACGTGCCCGATGTCTATGTGGGCGGTGACATAGCCAACGCCCACATCCACGGACTGGCCCACGATCGCGTTAATATCGGGCATTACCAGTTGGCTCAATATCACGGACGAGTGGCGGCCATCAACATGTGCGGCGGCGTAAAGAAGCTGGAGGCCGTGCCCTTCTTTTTCACCCTCATCTTCGGCAAGGGCATCCGGTATGCCGGCCATGGATCGTACAAGGATGTGATCATCGACGGTAGCATGGAGGACTTTAAGTTCGTTGCCTACTTCATCAACGAGGCGGATACGGTGACAGCCGTGGCTTCGTGCGGCCGGGATCCGATTGTGGCCCAGTTTGCCGAGCTCATCTCGCAGGGCAAGTGCCTCGGTCGTGGCCAGATCGAAGACCCGGCCACCCGTGAGAACTGGACTAAGAAGCTCGGCGAGCCGTTGCCCCAAGTTCGCTAA
- the LOC120455397 gene encoding uncharacterized protein LOC120455397, translating into MLRTRSEVFVGLLMILGPVLARSNLGNPQELELSALRTHKQLLQEEIARLFLEQPPRAETQLLLNDLQLRDHQIGIQIEKLEEISKGETTQRLAINLTADFEHLQHKLDDLKRQLELLDGRFASQGKQLEGHSVEGAPPAAPGLGSFLWGPLLTMPEFQQGSVASDQQHNHNLHQQEHTQDPQQESSPSIIKRVLDMLRPSMGVAGLRSRWTESAKSVGTGLATPKPAHPLSAEELLPQLQEQRRFLDDAITRLELLAVKKGSNKN; encoded by the coding sequence ATGCTTCGCACGCGTTCAGAAGTCTTTGTGGGATTGCTTATGATCCTGGGACCAGTATTGGCCCGCTCGAATCTCGGGAACCCTCAGGAACTGGAGCTAAGTGCGCTACGCACCCACAAACAGCTTTTGCAGGAGGAGATTGCACGTCTTTTTTTGGAGCAACCGCCTCGAGCGGAAACTCAACTGCTATTGAACGATCTTCAGTTAAGAGATCATCAAATAGGCATTCAAATAGAAAAGCTCGAGGAAATCTCCAAGGGCGAGACCACACAGAGGCTGGCCATAAATCTAACTGCTGACTTTGAACACCTTCAGCATAAGCTAGATGATTTAAAACGCCAACTTGAGTTGCTCGACGGACGGTTTGCCTCCCAAGGGAAGCAACTGGAAGGGCACTCCGTAGAAGGGGCACCACCGGCTGCTCCCGGATTGGGTTCCTTTTTGTGGGGACCCTTGCTGACCATGCCGGAGTTCCAACAGGGCAGTGTGGCCAGCGACCAGCAACATAACCACAACCTCCACCAGCAGGAGCATACTCAGGATCCGCAGCAGGAATCCAGTCCCTCCATCATCAAAAGAGTGCTGGACATGCTGAGGCCATCCATGGGAGTAGCAGGTCTGCGGAGCCGTTGGACTGAATCGGCCAAATCAGTTGGAACGGGATTGGCAACACCTAAGCCCGCTCATCCGCTTAGCGCAGAGGAGCTCCTACCGCAACTGCAGGAGCAGCGCAGGTTTCTGGACGATGCTATTACGCGACTGGAGCTCTTGGCCGTCAAGAAGGGctcaaacaaaaactaa